GCCCTTTTGAAATGTGCAGTTTGCACCTTCATTAGAAGGGAAAGCATGTGTAACTATTTTGTGTATAATAGCATGTGCATGGAAAGTCAGCCCATGAGGGTTTGTGTAGACCTTTCATGGGCATAATGTAATGAGTTTGTTTTAGCAACTCTATTATAAAGCCCAAATGAGATAATGGGACTCATGGGTAGGGCTGTACAAGAACTGGCCGGACCAACCGTCGCCGACGCCAACCGGCCTCCAGAATTCGGAACCAGCTGAAGCCGGTGGAGAAACGGTCAGATGGTGGAAGAAATGTAATGAAACAGACGCTGGCCGGTTTGATCCCTGTTTGAACCAAACCCAAAACGTTGAACCGGCcaattacatatattatatgtaaaacGACATCGTTTCACTAAAGTAAGTGAAATTGCGTCATTTTACAACTaccattaacaaaaaaaattaaaatgaaacgacgtcgtttagTTTAATACACCAAATAGGGTCGTTTGGATTTTGTGTTTAATACCCtcgctcccccccccccccccccccttctctctcttcctccctcCTTCTTCTGCCTTGCGTTTGGCTTTAGGGTTCTCAGACTCAAGATTTGTACATTTTCCCATTATCAGTGCAGTTTCAGTTTTAGACCAAAACCGCACTGATACCTTCGGTTTTCAGCCCTACTCATAGGATAGCACATCAACATAATGTCACGAGTATAGTCTTTATGGCAGTTGACATCGCATCCcgaatgattatttttaaagcAATCATAGGAAGCAATATTGTAGACGCACCCAGGTAAAttactttttttgataagtacaccCAGGTAAATTATAATCGATACATTATGTAAAACTGGTTTGTATGGCTCCCTTGGAGCACAAAAGCAAATAGAACTATAATAAAGGAGCACTAAACCCTGTTAACAACCTCCAATTTGTGTCCCATAACAAATTCTACGAAGATTGTCCTGCTTTAGTGGCGAGATCTCACTAACTCCCTTAAACTCGTTTATTTCAGGAACTGGTAATCATTTTCTTGATTAGTCCCAAAATTTGTACATAAATCCATGCAGATGTTTGTGGAACACAACTTTGTTCTTTCTGCATCCCCTGGGACAAATGTTTTTCTGTAATACTAGAGAAGCCGGCTGGAATTGAATTGGTTGTTGTGAACTCAAAATCGTTTTATTTGTCTCAAATAACTTTGCTTTAACATGATTGTATACAAACCTAAGTGGTGACTTTAAATAAGGCCTTCAACATGCAAACCACCATCACGATATTAACACTTAACATGGTCTGAAAAAATGAAGAGCAAACACTGCAGAAGATGCAAACTTAAAACATaatcaagagttgaaaaaaaaaaaaaattggtaaaaTAACCTTGAGAGTTGCATGAATTTCCTCCTCCGATCGATCAATTTTTCGCAGCAGATACAAAGAAATGCACCTCATTGCGAAAGCTCCTATCTTTGGGCCTATCCTCTCTTCTGACGTACCCACTCGCCTCTTTCTCTGTGTACGCACTCAACCCCTCTCTGCCCTTCCTCTCCCACAAACCCTCCCCGAAGCTCCGGTGTGAGTAGTACGCCTCGGCCTCCACCTGAATGACGTCACCTGCATCAGAGTTGGTGCTTTCGCAGGGAATCACCTTAACGGGCAGCCGCTCGTAGTGGCCGAGGCTGGTACCCTCGAGGTCGTCAACCAGGAAGAGTCCGCGGGCCGAGACGGAGTAGAGTTCGCCCGTGACACGGTTGCCCAACCCGGGGAGGTTGATGAGGAAGGGGATGCCGTGGGGCCCGACGACGAGAGGGTAGGAGATGCAGGTGACGAAGGGGCCGAGGAATACGGCGTCGTTCTGGTGAATCAGGGACTGCATGAGGGTGTGGTTGGGGAAGCCTCGCTTGAGCGTGCCGTACGCGAAGATCAGATGGGCTTTGGATTGATTGCTAACGTCAGCCATGGTTAAGAGACACGGAGACAGACAACACACCACAAACATTATGCCTATATAGAACTGATCCATTGCAGATGGGCaattatcaaaaccattggGCCAAAACAAAGAAGACCCAAATCCTAAAATGACATAAACCATACTAAAAAGCCCGAAACAAATGATTTtccaaaaaactaaaaaaatggaaatcgGAAGATTGTAGCAACTCATTTAAGGGTTTAGGCCCACCAAATCTGTATTTCAGAACACCAGGGTCCACACGAGAAAGTGATGTGAAGAAAGAAAATCTAGCACGATCTTAGCTAAATCTTTTCCCTTATTTTCAAGCCTCAATTCTACAAAGCAATAATGTTGCAAATAGTTACTTATTATCGtcacacattatatattatatttttttatttttttataataaatacgtggtatatagatgataagtaaaataatttaattaatttaataagaatagaataaatttaaaataaaaaaaataaacataattttaaaagatgcaAAATGTACAGTGTAGTCGATCCGATTACAAAATGCAAAATGTAAAATGTACAATGTAGAATGATGAGTGGTATTCCTCGTATTTTACACATGAATTTTTATCCCAAAAAAAGGTTCTCACCACCCGTACTTGGGGCGGGTCTacgttaaagaaaaaaaaaaagggcaatcAAATTCAACGACTGAGGAAGGGGTAGAATTTTGGCGAGTTGCAGAGACAACGGTTGAGCATGTTTTGGAAACGATGGAAACAAGTTTGGAAATCCTTTTATTAGGATTTGAAAGCACAGCGGACACGTTATGGTGCGGAACAGCTTTTGGTGATAGAGAGGAGTCGATCCGATTGTTCAATCTGTAGGGATGGATGGATGGTGATAGATATGATGGGTTTGGACgtagagaggaaaaagattTTAATTGAGAGTGTGTGGGGTCCGGTGTTTGGTGGCCATGGCTTTTGCTTAGCAAATTTTGGTAACCCTACCTTTGATTTTATGGAAGCCAAAACAATCTCGAGTACACAATCAATGTTTTGTAATTGTTCGACACTAGCTTTACTCCAGCCCATGCTGGGAACTTCCCCTCCCAGTACCAAAATATCTACCACAAACCAAGTTCTGCAAAGGTCCAAGATCGGCAACAGATATAAAGAAACGTATTTAGTAGTTCCATGTTAAGGGTACAATATTCCTTATTCCATTCTCTGATCGTTGGAGCCCTTCTACCTGCAAATTGCCAAGGGAAAGGGGCAAGTTCTGTTCTCCTTTTCccatttcttcctcttctcttttcttctcctcgttttctgttttctttttctcctcctttctccctttttttaaaaccatttCTCGTGAAAAACTGGGTCAATCTCAGTCCGCCCACCACTACTGACCCAAACACAACCTGCGTGCAATTGGTTTCATATTTTGTGGATtttagagttattttatttttaaattggtatataatctatataatttaaatgaaaagatttaatttatacatctcaaatttaaaatttattttttaaattaaattattacatataaatattttattaaacttgaaagtaaattttttttttttattctaagcCATTCTCTTTTCAGTcatccttctttctttttcttttttttatgaaaaattgactTTATTCgtttacagaaaaaaaaaattatatccatGATCggatatatattgaaaaaatttttaattacaagccaactattACGTTTGGAGCTCCATCAGCACACAAATTCTTCTGTCATTAGTATGATTTTAATTACTAGTGTAGCCCTCTAATAACAAACCATCTAAGAAGCAATACTCTATCTAAAATAGAAACTCATATCCCGCTCTTCATAGGAGAATGGGACTTAACCTCTATGAACAAAATGCCCaagagatgattttttttttcctttttttaactaaacaaaggaaataaaaatgaaagtagaaatatatatatatatatatatatgaaaataataaattacagtTTAAATCTACTCTAATAGACTTTAAAATCAGcctttttttatcatcttcatcACGCTTGAGACTCACATATTGCCGCAAGTGTGTATCTCATACACCACTCAgtagtttttctttcatttatcaCATTTTTAAAAAGCAAGTCTTCTCTTTTTCAGCGAGTTGGAAAGTCCCTTATTTATGTGTTTTAATAATGACCAACTAGGGTTCTCCAACGGTTGCCTCATTGTAGTCAACTTAAGTGCAACATATTGGGATTTCCCTAGTTGTATTAAATAACTCATAACAGCTCATGAATCATAATAATTGCTTCAGATAATTCTCATCCGATTTCCTAAAGGGTCATAATATCTAAATTATATGGTTTGGATTTGGGGTTATCCCCAAATACTTCCTCCATCACGTTCTCCATTTTAGAGTTAACTTTGGAAATGCTACAGTGGCTCCCTACATATAGAGAACTATTGTACATTCACAATACTAAACTACTCGATTTCTTCCTCACCAAACAACGCATGCTTCTTATTGTCTATAGCCTTAATCGTCGTTTGCCTTCCTATCGGCAGCCTCACTGTCGTCATCTCTAATAAGACCCATGCGCACGCACGCACCGtgaaatcctctctctctctctctctctctctctctctctctctctctctctctcattcataTATTCACTACCATTTGAAGGGTATTGCGATTCCATTTTTAGTGTTATTGATAGCTTCAATTTATCCCTCCATGCCGAAAACGAAATCTGTTGTGAAATATCAATTAACTCCTTCAAGATGTTCTGATTTGGGTTTGATTTTACTAAAGTTGCATGCTTCATTGTTGAATAGACCATGTCGTGGGTTATCTGTGATTTCTCCCTTTGATTACTGTGTGATTTATATGTGATGTCCCTTAAAATATCTTCGTGTGTTGGGTCTGATTTTACCCATTTGCGTGCTTCATTGTTTATCCCAAATGCTGCTTTGTTTATCAGTGATTTGTACATTGGAGAACTCTGTGATATACTCAGGTCTTGTCCATTGCCATTGATCTTTGTTGGGTCTGATTTGTACTCCTTTGAAATGCTTGTGAATGGGTTTGATTTTACCCattaaaaatggagaaaactTTCTTGTGACTTTACCCATTACCATGCTTGATTAGGtctgaattaatttttattttctgttagtTTGAGACATTTAAAGGGTAATGTTGCTGTCATTTTTCTGTGAGGGATATTCTTTGCGTTCAAACTTGTTGCCACTGCACCTACTTATAGTTTGCTTGACTTTGAGTCTAAATGAAAATGCCATTGCTTTGTGATTTGTGCATTGGAGAACTCTATGATATATCGTGCCTCGTCCATTGTCATTTATCTCTGTCGGGACTGATTTGTACTCCTTCGAAATGCTTGTGAATGGATCTTATTTTACCCATtcgaaatgaagaaaaatttggGTTTGACTTTACCCATCACCATGCTTGATTGGGTTTAATTAGCTTTTATGTTTTGTTCTGATGCTGCATTTAAAGGGTAATATTGCTGCCAGTTCTTTGTGAGTGATGTTATTTAGGTCTAAATTTGCTACCATTGTGCCTATTTATAGTGTATTCTTTGGGTCTAAATGACAATGCCATTGCTCTGTGATGTGCATTGGAGAACTCTGTGATATATGGTGCCTTATCCATTGCCATTGATCTCTGTTGGGTCTAATTTGTACTCTTTCGAAATGCTTGTGAATGGGTGTAACTTTACTCATTCGAAATAGAGCAAAATTTGGGTTTGACGTTACCCATTAGCATGCTTCATTGGGTCTCAATTagcttttattttctattgtgATGCTACATTTGAAGGGTAATATTGCTGTCATTTCTTTGTGATGTGCATTCTTAGTGTCTAAACTTGTTGTCATTGATCTGTGATGTACATTCTGAATGGTCTAAACTTATTGCCAATTATATTCTATGATGTGCATTCTTATTGGGTCTATATTTGTTACCAAGACTGTTATGTGATGGATGTCTAGTATAAGGCTATAATGAGTGAGGTTAATTCACTAGTGTTCAAGCATGGGGCGCCATTAATATGACAGGGTAATTTGAGCCCTGATAGCCACTAAAGGCAACTAGGGTTTATGGTTTTGCAGCCATTCATGCAAGTCTTCTGTCTTATGCATGTTGTTAATTGAAAATATCCTTTCTGAGCAATGATTATTACACATATACTTTAGGAAACTAGATAAGAATACTCTTATTGATTTATCACATTCGCTTTTAATTCATAGATTCTTGATCAAGCCTTGTCATATTTGCATGCCTTGTGATTCTTGCATGCTCATATCCTGTTGTGGGATAAGCATTaccccctttaaaaaaaaaaaaaaaaaagggactgAAATCGAAGAAATGAATTGAGAGAGTAGACTgattagaaaaaacaaaaaaaacaaaagaattgagAGAGTAGACAGAATAGTGAAAtctaccttttttttattttttagttttatttttaaccatttattatacatctttaaacatttaatatatatatatatatatatcaattcactaataattactttattaatcattaagtaaaaatatacaATCATTCAAGATTATcagtacatttttttaatttaagaagtattttcttttcaaaaattaagATAAAGGTGGTGCTACTCCACTGTTAGAGCTCCcgttagtataatttcaaatattagtttttttaggtattttttaatatttttaaatatttaaaagaaaatttaaaatttttcttaattacaaaataaaaataaaaaataaaaaacaacttCACAACAGAGCCAAGTGGAAATCTAGCATTATTGAGAAGAGATGATAGCCTTACaatttaattacaatttatttataatttatcaataaaataataatttgttaaaaaatttcaaCTGGATCAAatgaaatcaaaattaaaattaaaataaatatttaaaagattatgatttttttttaaattgccaaaaaaattataaataggtagttatcattttcttttattaaaagtggatttaaatattaaattaagttgagttgagattaaagttaaaagttaaaatatttttttaatattattattttaaaatttaaaaaaataaattatttattttatttatattaaaatttaaaaaaattataataactaaataaaataaattaaaatgagtttaacttCTTGCCTGCCACTGTTCCGATTAGTGCAGCCCAGAAATCCAGCAATCCCAAAAGGTTTCAGAATGACGGAGGACTTGACGCCTTGACGCCAGAAGGCAGATGCGAAAAGCTTACAGGCAGGGTCAGCCAGCCCCACCTGCAACATTTCAGACGTCCTCGTTATGCTAACCACTACACTGAGTTCACGCCACGCAAACTCACCTCCAATTATGTGTCTCCACATAAGCACGAACCCCccacctttattttttttatcaaaattataataaaaaataaaaacaaggaaCGTTCGTGCGCGTATGTCTGTCGCAATGTTTACGGCGCGAAACCCCATGTCGCATAAAGGGTCGAGACTCGAGACATACAATACAATACAATACAACCGAaccaaaagaaaaggagaacccttctgtttttttttttaggtgcgGACCCGCCGGACCGGACTGAAGCAGAAAACGACAGGTTCACGTGGAAGGTGGGGGCATGCGCCACATGAATTGAGTTGTTGTTTCAGCTTCAGCACCCCCCAAAAACAAAGAACTCAA
This Carya illinoinensis cultivar Pawnee chromosome 11, C.illinoinensisPawnee_v1, whole genome shotgun sequence DNA region includes the following protein-coding sequences:
- the LOC122280512 gene encoding putative gamma-glutamylcyclotransferase At3g02910 isoform X1 gives rise to the protein MFVVCCLSPCLLTMADVSNQSKAHLIFAYGTLKRGFPNHTLMQSLIHQNDAVFLGPFVTCISYPLVVGPHGIPFLINLPGLGNRVTGELYSVSARGLFLVDDLEGTSLGHYERLPVKVIPCESTNSDAGDVIQVEAEAYYSHRSFGEGLWERKGREGLSAYTVLCICCEKLIDRRRKFMQLSRDQTGQRLFHYISSTI
- the LOC122280512 gene encoding putative gamma-glutamylcyclotransferase At3g02910 isoform X2; this encodes MFVVCCLSPCLLTMADVSNQSKAHLIFAYGTLKRGFPNHTLMQSLIHQNDAVFLGPFVTCISYPLVVGPHGIPFLINLPGLGNRVTGELYSVSARGLFLVDDLEGTSLGHYERLPVKVIPCESTNSDAGDVIQVEAEAYYSHRSFGEGLWERKGREGLSAYTEKEASGYVRREDRPKDRSFRNEVHFFVSAAKN